Proteins encoded together in one Erinaceus europaeus chromosome 11, mEriEur2.1, whole genome shotgun sequence window:
- the ANKRD34B gene encoding ankyrin repeat domain-containing protein 34B — protein MDEGAEISSDGNSLIKAVHQSRLRLTRLLLEGGAYINESNDRGETPLMIACKTRHVDHQSVSKAKMVKYLLENNADPNIQDKSGKTALMHACLEKAGPEVASLLLESGADLTLQDHSNYSALVYAINSEDRETLKVLLSACKAKGKEVIIITTAKSPSGKHTTKQYLNMPPVGRDGGQSPATCASPSEIDVKMVSLPLSHSSEMETLFGLEDVEASGSGKDAGDADSPVKKPGLSSTGSKLPWVKSTPLLMHQNRVVSLQEDFRDMTPEEELAYKTSALALSKRFITRHQSIDVKDTAHLLRAFELNSSRKMSYEEMNYQSFFSEGNQQAAEIPDPDPDRDPDVHQLFASALRSIVQKQNCGADHYSSDSQLALTPTVLADGKAVLGKKKVLSPASSLLTGSKEVWENPAAAPLGRRSHAILERRGSGAFSLDHSVTQTRPGFLPPLNVNAHLPFSDPTVNSKISSLLPSGQKVLMPTVPNFPKEFRSKKMLLRRQSLQTEQIKQLVNF, from the coding sequence ATGGATGAAGGAGCAGAGATTTCAAGTGATGGAAACTCCCTGATCAAAGCTGTTCACCAGAGCCGGCTGCGTCTCACGAGACTCTTGCTAGAAGGGGGTGCGTACATCAATGAGAGCAACGACCGAGGGGAAACCCCTCTGATGATCGCTTGTAAGACCAGACACGTCGATCACCAAAGTGTCAGTAAAGCCAAAATGGTGAAATACCTGTTAGAAAACAATGCTGACCCTAACATCCAGGACAAATCTGGGAAGACCGCTTTGATGCACGCTTGCCTGGAAAAAGCTGGTCCTGAAGTGGCTTCTTTGCTCCTCGAGAGCGGGGCTGACCTCACCTTGCAGGACCACTCGAATTACTCAGCCCTCGTTTATGCCATAAATTCAGAAGACAGAGAAACCTTGAAGGTTCTGCTCAGCGCCTGCAAGGCGAAGGGGAAAGAGGTCATCATCATAACCACGGCAAAGTCACCGTCCGGCAagcacaccaccaaacagtactTAAATATGCCTCCTGTGGGTAGGGATGGGGGCCAGTCCCCGGCCACCTGTGCCTCTCCCTCGGAAATAGACGTCAAAATGGTCTCCTTGCCACTCTCCCATTCTTCTGAGATGGAAACCCTGTTTGGCTTGGAAGATGTGGAGGCGTCAGGAAGCGGCAAAGATGCAGGGGATGCAGATTCCCCAGTGAAGAAACCTGGTCTGAGCTCCACTGGGTCCAAACTACCCTGGGTCAAGAGCACGCCCTTGTTAATGCACCAGAACAGAGTGGTCTCTTTGCAAGAAGACTTCCGGGATATGACCCCCGAGGAGGAATTAGCCTACAAAACCAGCGCGCTGGCTCTGTCCAAGAGGTTCATCACTCGGCACCAAAGCATTGATGTGAAAGACACTGCACATCTGCTACGAGCCTTCGAGCTCAACAGCTCAAGGAAGATGTCCTACGAGGAGATGAACTATCAGTCTTTTTTCTCGGAAGGGAACCAGCAGGCCGCTGAGatcccagacccagacccagaccgaGACCCAGACGTTCACCAGTTATTCGCTTCTGCCTTAAGAAGTATAGTGCAGAAACAGAACTGCGGGGCTGACCACTACAGCTCGGACTCCCAGCTTGCTCTCACGCCCACAGTGTTGGCAGATGGGAAAGCAGTGCTGGGGAAGAAAAAGGTTCTCTCGCCAGCTTCCTCCTTGTTGACAGGGTCCAAAGAGGTGTGGGAGAACCCGGCGGCGGCCCCCCTCGGCAGGAGAAGTCATGCCATCTTGGAAAGGCGTGGTTCAGGAGCTTTCTCTTTGGATCACAGTGTCACACAGACCAGACCGGGCTTTCTGCCACCTTTAAATGTGAACGCTCACCTTCCTTTCTCAGACCCCACGGTCAACAGTAAGATTTCGAGCCTTCTTCCTTCTGGTCAGAAAGTGCTTATGCCAACAGTTCCTAATTTCCCCAAAGAGTTCAGAAGTAAAAAAATGCTGTTAAGGAGACAATCGTTACAGACAGAACAGATCAAGCAATTAGTAAATTTTTAA